The Humulus lupulus chromosome 7, drHumLupu1.1, whole genome shotgun sequence region atttttaatatgcctagcatttttttgtaattataactttTATCAAGCATAAAAATTGAAATTTCCCTTAGAAAAAGCATACAAAACTTATGTATACACATTGATGGTTACGGTAATTttatcatcagatcgctatttaatgattgtgattaatttaaatgaatattaaataatgaCGTATAACGTGAtactaatataattataattatttttaaaaatattttatttcgtTATAAAAACCTCAATTaagattttcttttattttaaaaattaagtttttaatgaaaatattaatttgttCGGTTCAAAAATCGAAGTTGGTAAATAATTAACATTGATTGTTTTATTGTATAATTCAATCGCTCACAAGTTTTTTTGGTGAATTTGCAGGGGAATTACTAGCTGCCACTCCTCGTTGAAGTGGCACATTATTCCAATTCACTTTTCTttatatgtttattttgaatttttttttttttttaaaatagaaatgTTTCTCATAATTTCTATTCATcattagattttttttgtttgcaTTATATTACATTATAAAATCTTAAATGTTTTTGGTGCTAAAATTTGCCAAAATCCTTCTAATGAAACTATTTTTGATATATATCACAGATCAAGATAAGATTCAGAAGACCAAAACCAATACCAAACTTTAACAATGTTGAACTCATGAGAAAATCAGTTGCTGGTTTCTCTTACACATATAGTTAGAAGAAGCTTATGAACTTGTACATATATAACAATGTTACTCTCATATATTTTTATATCAATCATAAACAGTCTTGATAGAAGCAATAGAGTGATACCATCTCTTAaacacttttttaaaaaaaaaatacagaatgGTAATTGAAAACAACTACATATATTACTATCTTTTAGTTCTGCATGTATGAACTTTCTGCTTGGTCTTCTGTTTTTTCCTAAGCTTAGAGGATTAGCTACCAACCATAGCTTCCATAAGTCCCACATGGAAAACGAAGACAAAGAATGAGTAGTATATAAATAGCTCACAAAGCATTATAGTTCACCGGGCCTAGCAACGTGGGCCTGTAACCCAAGTGGGGGCATGTGGGAAATGGGACTTTGGGTTAGCCCGGTGGATCGGGTCCAGTGTTAGCTGCTTACTGGTCTGCCCATTTCAAGCAGGGAGTTGGGCTGAGTGATCTGGGCGAAGGCCTGGGTTGCGCAGCTCTTAGAGTGGAGGGCAATGCGTGAGGCTGGTTTCACAGAGCAGCGACTACCTCCCGCTCTCGGCAGTGGAAGGATAACGGGCCGGTGCTACCTGGATCCACCATGGTTCACTGGGCTGACTCTTAATCGGACCATTTCTTTTTGGATTTGTCTTCTTTTCCAGCTATTgaaaaatgccacttttcttGTAGGAGTACATATCATCCAGTTGATGGCCTGACAACAAGATTAAAATCTTCTTCATAAACTTATCATTTAGTTTAGTTGAGTGAAAGTAAGAACAgccctttttatttttttctctcattTCCCTTTGCCCCAAGTTTGGTTTACTTTATCTCTATAAAACTCGTGATgaaagtttgagtttttaagcttcaAACTAAATTGGTTAGTTTGGGAAGAAGGTGTTTATGAACCAACTTATGTAAAAACATGATTTTATGAGTATGGACTACTAAAATGTAGTTATAGAAAATTTTGATAAATTTATTGAGCATACCATAGTCGCTAAACTCCCAATCgtactttttaaattttttatgaaatgcatgtatttttgtaaattgggCCTTACTTATTATTCAGTTGGAGGCTCACATTAAATTGGGCCACCCAATGTAGGCCTAATTGGGCTACTACCATTGGGCCCCTTCGTAGGGAcaccaaacatttatttttattttttgaaataatgaaaaataaactcCCAATAgtactttttaaaattttcatgaattgcatgtatttttgtaaattgggCCTTACTTACCATTCAATTGGAGGCTCATTAAATTGGGCCACTCAATGCAGGGCCAGTTAACATCTAATTGGGCTACTACCATTGGGCCCATTCACAGGGACaccaatcatttatttattatttttaaataatgaaaaataaatttgAACAAAAACAAAAACCCTCCGAATGAAATTAAGCCAAAAACCTCGGTTTGTTCATTCCTTAGCTACTCTTATCTTCTTCTCACTCTTACTCTGACCAAACCCACGACAATGTCGACCCAAGATTCGCCGGAGAACCCAGAAAACGAGTCAAAACCGAGTCAGGAGTACCAAGACAAAGAGGCTGAAGAAGATGAAGATTTGTTGGTATCCTCCTCCGATGATGCAGTAGGAGATTGAGGAGGAAGAGAGCTGTGGAGGACCGACAGTATGAGTACTACGAAGACCTCTTTGATTTTCCAGAGGACCCGGAGAATTGGAAGGAGGAGGATGTGATGGAGTATTGGGCTGATGCTCCATTGGAGATGACCAAGCCTGGTTGGGACCCCGATTGGGCTGACGAGGAGGATTGGGAGATTGTTAGACAGGAGATTGCTGCTGGGAGAGACCCTCCAATTGCCCCGTTTTACGTTCCCTATAGAAAGCCTTATCCGGTCATACCCGATAACCATTACGATATTAAGAACCCAAAAGCTGTGATTGAAGAGTTGGATAGGATTGAGGAGTTTCTCACTTGGGTCAGCTACATTTTCCCGGATGGAAGCTCGTAAGTATTTCTTTTGTTATGTGCTTAGGAGAAACTTACTTTGTAGTTATCACTGTTTGAATTTGAATGGTCACAAGTTTGTTAAAATGGAGTTCAGTGATGATAGCTCTATGTTAGATAATTGACCTTTATCAGCAGCATTACGAGAATGAGCAGCATTACGAGAATGAGGGATAATTCGAGTGGTCAACTCCATGGTTGGAACTTGGAAGAAACCTTAATCATTAGTTTGATATCACTATTTGACTATTGAATTAGTGGTGTTTCACTCTCTGTCTGTTTGAAATTTGAATGGGTTTGGTTCAGTAGTGATTCTTGTTTGTTTGATTGGTCATACTATTGCTCAGTGGCTATCTTTTTCTCCTTGTAACTCATTGATGGTTTTTGTTTAAGCCTTGGCCCTTATATTCTATTCTGTAAAGCAAtaggttttatttttaatttaatcaaaatacattGGTTCATTCATTCCTTTTAGTGGTGGTGAGTACCGAGTATTTAAAATTTATACAAATTTGATATTATTATTTCTAGTTGAGTTTGAGATGTTTGACAATTCATCAATTCCTTTTTGACAGTATTTTGAAAGCTATACTTTGATTGTAGCTTGTTGTTTTTTCATAAACTTATACTTTTCATGCTTTCCTTCGTGGATTATTGCAgttagattatatatatatattttttttttcattttctctcAAAGCTTAAACTTCAATTGCAGAAATGACTGAATTGCTGGCagtttttcttttctatttttggGTGGCTGTTCTTGAATAATGCTATATTTTCATCTGTTGGGATCATTAGCTAGTGTGGTAGGGTAGCTAAAGTTAATATCGAACTGTTTTGAAGCATATGCACATAACTATATTTATAAGTTGTCTTAATAAGAAACGAAACTAGCACTAGTGGCAAACTAGTAAGATTACATGTTTAAAGTGGATAAGTTATTCACCCAAAGGAAAATcctaattataatatatatttaattatttatacaCACATAAAACTTAAAAAGTTAGCTTTACTATTTCATTCAACATATTGTGCTCAAGTTATATTAGAAGTTAGAAGTTGTTCACCTTATTTTTTCTAGTATTAGGTCAGTTAATATAATGGAATGTATTTCTTTAATAGCTCGTGATTTATCTCCTCCTCCAAGTGTACTTATTTTTCCCCAATGAAAATTGTATTTGAAAGAGGAAATTAAAATAGATGATAAGTTATCATCTTTGAAGATGATATAGGatcatctttaaaaaaaaatacagtcGAAAATATTAAAATTCCAATCTCTAAGAAGATCAGTAGAAGAGAGAACCTTAAACTTGTTAGTGTTGAAAATCCAAATAGCTACTGAAAATTTAATTCTTCCCACTTGTATACAATCCATTCTTATAtcctattattatttttaaccaaAGGGCCCATCAAGTTGCCATTATGGCTACATTCCAAAGCTTCTGTCTTTTTCCAAGTGTACTTATTCTGTGATAACTATAAACAGTTGAATTTTgagttttattgtttttttttaattctagTCATTTCTTTACTTTGACACATTCTTGGTTCTAACTTCCATTGTTTTGTTAACTTGGACTTTGCTCTTTGTGCAAGGTATGAGGGCactgtttgggatgatttggctCATGGCAAAGGCGTTTATCTTGCTGAACAGGGATTGGTCAGGTTTGTTCATTATTTCAATTGTTATATGCTTTACATATAGCTGTCTATCTCAGTACCTTATGCTTCAATATCTCTACGGTGGACTCCTAATTGGGAAAGTTGATACATTATCTCTAGTAATATGAAGCACGCAGAAATAATCAGTGAGAAGTTTCCAGAGAGAGATTTAGTTAGGCTATATGACTGTTTCAGTTGATATTTTCTGTGCACTTGTGATAAATAACATACAACTTCCTTCCTTATCTCCTCAAGCTCTGGTACTTCTCATGTGTTACTacttatgttttttttcttcGTAACTTGAATATATATTCTTTGTTTTTCTGAACTCATTTCATTTTCATAGGTATGAAGGTGAATGGCTTCAAAATAACATGGAGGGTCATGGTGTTGTGGAAGTTGATATCCCTGACATAGAACCTATGCCAGGTTCCAAGTATGTTTTTCGTTCTTAATAAACTATATATGCACTGAAAAGGTGACACTATATCTCAGTAGTTATATTTTGTGCAATCTTTGCTAGAAAGATAAATTTATCGAGATTTTGGTACACTCTTCTCAGGCTTGAAGCACAAATGCGTGCTGAAGGGAAAATAATATCACGAGATTATGTGTCCCCAGAAGATAGAGAATGGTTGGAGATGGATATAGAAGACAGTGTTGCTTTGGCCGGAGATAGCTACGAGATACCTTTCTATGAGAGGGACGAGTGGATCAATGTATTTGGGAGGAAGCCGTAAGTTATATTTTTGCTGTTGTTGTTCTTAGTAGTTATTGTTCAACTGAGTTGAAAACAGACTGTATGTTGACATAGTAAGTTTGTTTGTAATTTAGTATGTCATATAATGTGATTTAATTAAACATTATAGATTATTCAAAAGTTTATTGAGATGTCTGTCTTTAATCTGATGTCATCTTTGCTGATAACTGTCATCTATTTTTCTCAGGGAGAAAGGTCGTTATCGATATGCTGGTCAGTGGAAGCACGGCAGGATGCATGGATGTGGTGTATATGAAATCAATGAGCGCACTGTCTTTGTATGTGCATGAAACTCTAACTTTAATTCAAAGGCTGATTTACATTTCTTTTGTGTAATTAGTTGATATGCATGATATGCTCTAATACAAGGAAGAGGCCCAAAAaatattgaattttgagaaattGTCTGCCTCTTTGCCTGTATCCTATcgtttctctttctctctctctaaattAGCGCCCTGAGAGTGATTTAAATGTATCGATCTTGCTGAGCTTGAAAGATTTACAAATCTTGCTTTGATTGAATTGAAATATACAAGTCCAGACTATAGGATAGTAAGCATATGGGGAATGCTAACGAGGCCTTATATCTAAAGTTGTCTAATATTGTACCTTTTATCTGATAATTGGAAGCAATTTTTTTCCTTTGCTGATTATGCTAGTACTTATGTTACGTATTCCATACGCATGCAGGGTAGGTTCTACTTTGGGCAACTACTGGAGGATGATTATGGCTGTGATGCAGATATATCAGCGGTATCTATTGACCTGtgactctttattttttattttttttatttataaggGAGAAGAAGACAGCTATTACAAAGCTTTTGTTTatgatcttttgttttgtttatttgcTTGACCTTTTCtctcttgttttttcttttttgaaactTATTCAATGAATTTATTGAATGTATCAAATTGGGAGTTTGTATATAAGTTTGATTGTCAAAGTTTTgatcatataattaaattttagtttttgtttttgtttttttattttattttttaaaaattctaggGCTTATTTTTTTATACTAACATATATGGTATTCTTATATCTACATTTTGTATGCAGCAACCCCATAACAAATTGACCAAAGGAATAATATCCTTCCACACTTTAtggtattttaataatttttgttgtgttttcttgttgcaGGATCAGTAGGCAATAGACTCTCTAACGAGGAAGATATCTTCTGAGAATGTTGAGGATCATGTTCAACCCCAAGAACTAAAGCAATATTTTGAAAGGTACAATCTAAAAAGTGATTATTTATTGAAGAGCACCCAAAGGAAATTTAGGAGTGATTCGCTACACTAATTCCAACGATGCTAGTAGCTCATGTGAAACTGATAATACTATAAGaactacttttaatattattatttttaggaTTTGTTGAACTACTTTTAATATTTACTTTTGTttacatattaattataaaatttcatTTTAAGTGTTTAAatggagaattattaaagttgacaaATGTTTAACTCATAAGAGATTTGATTTATAGAATGATAGCGCAAGGATCAGAAGATTTGTTCATACAAAGTAAATGTGGCCACCAAAAGCAGTCCTGATTAGTCCTGATTAGGAGTGTTTTctaattggtttttttttttgttcattaCCTTCTAAATTTTGGTTTGATTGATTTTGTGAATTCTGATGGAATAGCGATTTTGTAAATTGATATCCTAAACTCTTAAATTTTTTGGTAGTGGGCTATTTTCTAGTGAATTTGATTATTAGTTGTTTTGGTGTATGATTTAGCATCAGTTCCATTGGTTTGATGTATGATGTCCACTTTTAGGTCTTTTGTTTAGTCCATATAAGGTTGTGAGTTTAGTCTCGACCCGAACCCGACCACATCTGATCCTATTTTGGGCAGGTTCAGTTACACTCCTCCCACACCTGAACCCGACTCGATCCAAACCCAAAGAAATTCAATGGTAATTCGGGCGGGttcggtattaatttcttgcccCGAAATCCGACAAACCCGAACCCGACAAACCCGCTCTAGGTGCAGCCTTAAAAAGTACTAGTTGTTCCTCTGTAATTTGATGATTGGACTACAAATGTTTTCTTAATTTATTTGGTGAATCATGTTCACCACTTACTCATTGTTAAAGTCCGTTGCATTGATATGTAATAGATGTAATAtaataagagaagaaaaaaatattcATTAAGAATTGGTGTGGGAGTTTGGAATAATCCAAAAACTGTATTTTGACGAGTACAACACACAAAACTCACTGTTAATGATTAACACACAAATAAACTCATTGTTAATCAGAATGCAATAATTAACGTAGAGATGTCCTTTTGGTGATTTTCTTCTGCAGTCTCTTTATGCATGTTGTTTTGATATATGCTATTTGTGCTCTGTATGTCACTTCAATTTGATGTTATAAATGGCGGTTGTTTGAAGATATTATGAAATACTATTTATTAAAGTTAACCTTCCCTTTGCTATAGATATGGTTAGGATTATGAGTTCATATTTCCAGCATATATTGGGCAGAATGGTAAGGATTAGATGATATAAAGTCCAGTATATTGAGAGGATATGAATGTGTTCAAATACATGATCTCTTTCtatatatttgtaaataaatCATTTGTAGTAGAAGGGAGTGAGGAGAATAAAAGTGGGTGCTAATATGTTTTTCATTCATGGCAATTTAGTCACTCTTAAATTTTCAATCCAAGAGCTTCTTCCAAACCAAAGATACTGGAATGGGGTGTGGAAAAtagtaattattattatcatcaagTGTTAATTCCTTTCCAACCCTAAGAAAGAGGTGGAGTTGTTCTTTTTCTTTGTAGTAATGATTCAAATGGAGCAGAAATCTCCCGGTAATAGATTGAAAAGATTTGAAGTAGTTTAATGTTCATCACAAACAATATAAACCCATTAAAAGAAGAACGAAAATCCTCTGCCTCCAATCTCCTGTCCCTTTTCTATCTCATCTATAAGAAGTAGCCACGTATACTCtatttttttaatcaaagtaTGATTGTTTAGAAAACATATTATGACAGTGAGTTTGACAACAGATTTGAGCCATTTCGGCTTGATTGGTTCCGGTTAAAAAACAATGTATTTGGATAGTTAAATtgatttgaaaatattttaaatcaattctgtgacattcataattaattcctaaacctgacacataagtgtggtcaaatcaatagttaaggaagtaatgggctgcacggcccaacccaatcgtgggtgtctgaatcaCGCACGtacctgctgcgtgtccgagaagtcatatatgcacgtttaccttgcgtgtgtttacttctcaaggggtcatagctccatatccagctcgtaccgcaAGCTGCATACtggacccgaccttcggcctcatgaatgtcacaaaataTTTTAACTTTCCAAAATTTTAcaaaattttgatttaaaatgatGTGGGTCTCTCTAAAATCTAAGAAAATTATAGGAAATGATGAAATATCATCTTTAATTCTTATGTGTAAAAGCAAGCTCATTTTTCAAAACTTGTtttggatttattttttaaaataacctATCGATCAAGGATTATGTGATACCTTTATATTTTAAAGATTCAAAAATATAAAATGTATTTGAATGACAAACCAATCATACCGTTTTCTCAAACATTATTTCcttcaaatatttaaaataattactattttaattattttataataaaactatGAAAGTTGAATAATTCAACCTCTCCCATATCTCTTGCTTGAGATGTGAAATTTGAtgcttcttcttcatcatcttggGCGGCAAAATAGTAGTAGAACACGACGACGAGGGGATGGTTTGAGTTGTTGTGTGTGCGTAAGATCTAAGCGTTGGTGGTAGAAGGAGACTGCATAGGGGCAGTTGGGTTGTTGGGTGTGCGCGAGGAGGTCTGATTCCGCCGGGTCGTAGATCTAGGTGTTTCGCCCGCCCGTCATGGTGGTCATTTGAGCTATGTAGTAGactgatatttttttagatgtaAGTTTTTATTTTGTTCATTAACCAGGGTATATAACTGCGTTGGACAAATTTGAGGAAACATTTGAAGATGATGGATTTTGATTTTATTGAGTTAATTGGGAAAATATTTGTTGATGAAAGATGAATATAATTTAAGAATTGTATCATGAATATGTACTCATATATACAATAAATATGAATTATGTGTTTTAGTCTTTCATATTTATGggtttaagtttttttttgggatttttttattaatacatgtataaaaaaaatttaatgcaTTTATACGGTGTATACAAATATGATTCATTAatgcataattttaatttttttttttttgcaaattcaCGGGCGGTCTCACGCAAAGTTATGGTACTAAATTGTCTACATACAACTTATAAATTTAAACCATTATTTTTTTGCCCATAATATATGCTGGAAAAAATTTGTTCTGTAATATGAAATAAAATTGTCTATATGCTTTAAtcgtttttaaaaaaattacaaaattaatcAGTGCACTATATATTCAATTAGAATATTTTTATCATGATATTGATGTCCTATTTTAATGTGGTAATTGAGCAAGATAGTGATGTATTTGCTGGTATATTTTCTTCGAagcaaaaatatttttcaaatgccCAGGTACATTCTCATTGATCTATTGTTGACAAATGAAGTAATGGGTAGAACAATTGGTTATCTTTTTGAAAAGGCAATCAAGGATTTCCTAAGCTTCTTTTAAGAACAAAAATCATCTACCCTCAATTTCTTGGGCCTTCTCTGTCGCATCCATAAAAATATAACCACGTGTCTTCCATAATTTTTACTCACGTGATTTCTTTTTCTCTATTAGTTTGGTCTTCTGAATGACCGTTTTCTTCAAATATTTgaagtaataattattttatttatattaaaaaaactaacaattataattaatttttttaaatctaaactaatattaatatttttccTGTAACCGTAAACTCTATAttctaattaataaaaaaaaaagtttattctggattttgtgttttttctcattatttgtttggaccctgtgttttaaaaaattattttttggaccttatgttttgtaaaatgtttaaaatacaaccttaaacctgattttggtcaatgttttctcagctgaaatcacaaataatttaccaaactaacaattcaaaacaaaaataaaatcattctgcttaaaaattgtgttgttatattcaattttttcttcatcaaaattgagtttagagttctattttaagcattttacaaaatatagggttcaaaaagtaatttgtcaaaacacagaatccaaacatgtataaacccataaaaaaattaagaaaagaaaatctaaaccaataaaaaaaaagggaaattgccctatatatgtttatttttaaatatacggtttatatattttatttatttcctttttacTGATTCTTCTTCTCTCTACCTCCTCATTTCTTCTTCTATGTTATTTACCTTTATAAAGCTTACTATCCTCCAATTTATGGAAACTTTGAACCATCCTATTTTTCACATATATAAAAGTGAAAGGGAAAAAAATGCaacgtaaaattgaaaaaatatggtAACTTAACGTATATAGGGCAATTTCCCTTAATTTAAAAGTATATTCGGCTAAATTTtgcattaaatatttagaatattaaaGTTATCCTAACAAGAATTTCTGGTATATATACATTATTTTTCTGGTATTACATTATATTGTTCTTCCCGTGCTAGCGTTTCGTTTCAAAGCCATCAACCAGCCCAGGCTATCATGGAAAATTATAGGAAGAAAAGGCGACGCGAAATACTCCCTATGAAGAAAATCTTTATTACCCTTGGATCgaagaagaagaacaacaagaacaagaacaagaagcAATTGGGCAAAAAATTTGGAGGAGGTGCCGCAGCTATGGTGACGAAAAGCGAGTTAGAATCCCAATTGATCACGTCTGTGATGACCAACGACGATCTTCTGCTCGAAATACTGGTCCGACTCCCAGATTTCAAAAGCGTTATCAGATTGAGTAGTGTGTGCAGAACGTGGTGGGTTGTGTCCCGGCAATCACGTTTCGTCCAAGATTTTATTCGTCACCACAGCCAAAAACGACAAGTCGTTTTGGGTTGTTCCGAGTCTGAGGCGGCTATGCAACTGCAACTGCAACTGCGACCCCATGTTCTTTTGATGAGAGGTTTGTACATAACCTGTGAATACGCTCCATCTTACTACTACCACTGGTACTACCACTACGGTCGCTTACCTCTTATCCAAAACATCTTCTCCGCCGCATCAAAGATTCTCTTCCCATCTTTGCCTGCTACTAGTTTCGGCGATGGGTCTTTTCTAGAATCCTTTGATTGGCCCAATGCTTGTATAGTGGCCTCCTTTGAAGATTTGTTACTGGTTCAACAATTGCGTTTCTGCTTCTGTATCCTTAACCCATAACCCAGTAACCAAACAAGTCGTGGAACTCCCTCTCTGTCCCAAAATTCTGTACGACGAGTACAACAAAAAATGTCGCTTCGAAAGCATTGCTTATAGGTGTGGATTTGTGATGCGTAAACAaaactcatcatcatcatcatctaatCAGTGTAAGTACAAGGTCGTCATGGTCACTTCAGATGATGACAAGCCTGAACAGGAGTTTCGTGCATCAGTCTTCTGTTCTGAGACCAGACAATGGGGTTATTGTTTCAAATTCCACTTCTCGGTGAAGCTATACGAGTGGCATCAGACACCCATTGGATGCAGCAATAATGGAATCATATATTGGCCATTTGGGAAACGCTTCTACCATGGAATAGTTGCATTCGACCCCTTCGCCGAAAAATGCAGTTTGCTTACCATGCCTCCGGAGTTCGACACCACCCATTTTCGGAATGCGGAGTCTTCAGTGCGCCTTGGAGTGGTTCGGGGCCAACTCCGACTGTTGCAGTTGTACTTGGACAGGGACAGGGAGGCCGGTCACTATGTTCTAAAAGTTTGGGATTTAGTCACTTCTTGTTATTCACATTCGCCGccttggattttggttcaatcAGATATACTGAAATGGAGATCACAGGAAAGTGTGTCAAGTTCAAGTGTGTCCTTGTTGCCCATTGCGATTCACCCGGAAGATGCAGGGGTCGTATTCTTGAAACGAGTCATCAATGTTGATGATGTTGATATCTGCCAATACAGATTCGGGAGTGAAAGTGAAAGTTGTTATCAACATGTTTGTTACTGTCCATTCGGTAAGGATAGTGGCTGCCTTCGTGTTTTGCCTCTCGTGCTTTCTCCTTGGCCTACTATAATGCCTCCTTTGCATTGTAAGCGGCCCCAAGTTCTTTTCAAATTATAAAATATTGCTATGTTTTAgtttcctttttttctttctttctttcaagtTATTTATTGAATAGAACAGAACAGAACTATGATTGTTTATGTGAAGTTTCTTAGTTTAATAAATTATGAGAATCTAGTTTTGTtagtttaattattattaatactatTTTCCCATCCCATCTTCATTGTGATATCAGTTTGATGTTTATGTTTTTTGATTTGTGACTTAATTTCATTTCATCcgaatttgttttatttaatctaaaagcAATTTAATTTGTGGGTTGTAGTCCTTCTGTGTAAGCTACTATACTACTGAATTACATATTTATGTTTGAGAATTTAAGGGTCTGTTTGGACCTTGGAATTTGGTag contains the following coding sequences:
- the LOC133792613 gene encoding protein TIC 100-like, yielding CSRRLRRKRAVEDRQYEYYEDLFDFPEDPENWKEEDVMEYWADAPLEMTKPGWDPDWADEEDWEIVRQEIAAGRDPPIAPFYVPYRKPYPVIPDNHYDIKNPKAVIEELDRIEEFLTWVSYIFPDGSSYEGTVWDDLAHGKGVYLAEQGLVRYEGEWLQNNMEGHGVVEVDIPDIEPMPGSKLEAQMRAEGKIISRDYVSPEDREWLEMDIEDSVALAGDSYEIPFYERDEWINVFGRKPEKGRYRYAGQWKHGRMHGCGVYEINERTVFGRFYFGQLLEDDYGCDADISAQPHNKLTKGIISFHTLWISRQ